One genomic segment of Mangifera indica cultivar Alphonso chromosome 6, CATAS_Mindica_2.1, whole genome shotgun sequence includes these proteins:
- the LOC123218903 gene encoding transcription factor MYB106-like, with product MLKARVQDCEKTYLRRGSWTPEEDQKLKAYIRRYGIWNWVQMPKYAGLLRTGKSCRLRWMNYLRPDIKRGNFSEEEEEIIIKLHLELGNPWSRIASKLPGRTDNEIKNYWHIRLNKKRLEETQKANQKHLSEAVSSPPITDPSSSNFNSHKASPISSQLSTNDYSSSNCNPTSDIYGMQTLEEDNELFETYGDLQSLLEESFPVNESYEAKGPGFMVPTSQVEFSDKELQNLLEQPFPGEGLDMVDVLGARDPELVKPTSQGEFTIEALQNLLERPFPGEGLDTVDVLSARDPELVKPTSQGEFTEEELQIFLEQPFPMENFDMFESYGPAIDPSSIVTAPQVGFSNEELRSLLEQPLPTEVSTSQWGLQEDPYPFAFNYNGGHDFLMEVNDNGI from the exons ATGCTGAAGGCCCGAGTTCAGGACTGTGAAAAGACATATCTGAGAAGAGGTTCTTGGACTCCTGAAGAAGATCAGAAATTGAAAGCTTATATACGTAGATATGGCATTTGGAATTGGGTTCAGATGCCCAAGTATGCAG GTTTGTTGAGAACAGGGAAAAGCTGTAGACTTCGTTGGATGAATTACCTAAGGCCAGATATTAAGCGTGGAAACTtcagtgaagaagaagaagaaattataataaagctGCATCTAGAACTGGGAAATCC ATGGTCCCGTATTGCCTCAAAACTGCCTGGAAGAACtgataatgagattaaaaattacTGGCACATCCGCTTAAACAAGAAGCGCTTGGAAGAAACGCAAAAAGCCAACCAGAAGCATTTGTCTGAAGCCGTTTCCTCACCACCAATCACTGATCCATCTTCATCCAACTTCAACAGCCATAAGGCTTCTCCCATATCCTCACAATTATCAACAAATGATTATTCATCATCAAACTGTAATCCTACTAGTGACATTTACGGAATGCAGACCCTGGAAGAGGACAATGAGTTATTTGAAACATATGGAGATCTTCAAAGTTTACTGGAGGAGTCATTTCCGGTGAACGAATCTTATGAGGCTAAAGGTCCTGGGTTTATGGTTCCAACTTCTCAAGTAGAGTTTTCAGATAAAGAACTCCAAAATTTATTGGAACAACCGTTTCCAGGGGAGGGTTTGGACATGGTGGATGTTCTAGGGGCTAGAGATCCTGAATTAGTGAAGCCAACTTCTCAAGGAGAGTTTACTATAGAAGCACTCCAAAATTTATTGGAACGACCGTTTCCAGGGGAGGGTTTGGACACGGTGGATGTTCTAAGTGCTAGAGATCCTGAACTAGTGAAGCCAACTTCTCAAGGAGAGTTTACTGAAGAAGAACTCCAAATTTTCTTGGAGCAACCATTTCCAATGGAGAATTTTGACATGTTTGAAAGTTACGGACCGGCAATAGACCCAAGTTCTATAGTAACAGCTCCTCAGGTGGGATTTTCAAATGAAGAACTTCGAAGTTTATTGGAGCAGCCATTGCCCACTGAAGTATCCACTTCTCAGTGGGGGCTCCAAGAGGATCCATATCCATTTGCTTTCAACTACAATGGTGGCCATGATTTTCTAATGGAAGTAAATGATAACGGGATCTGA